Proteins encoded in a region of the Zea mays cultivar B73 chromosome 2, Zm-B73-REFERENCE-NAM-5.0, whole genome shotgun sequence genome:
- the LOC100284471 gene encoding DNA-directed RNA polymerases I, II, and III 7.3 kDa polypeptide codes for MDPPQQPEPVTYVCGDCGAENTVKLVDVVQCRECGHRILYKKRTRRIVQFEAR; via the exons ATGGATCCGCCGCAGCAGCCGGAGCCTGTCACCTACGTCTGCGGAG ATTGCGGAGCTGAGAACACCGTGAAGCTAGTAGACGTCGTCCAGTGCCGTGAATGTGGCCACCGCATCCTCTACAAGAAGCGGACCCGCCGGA TTGTCCAATTTGAAGCACGCTGA